The following nucleotide sequence is from Fusarium graminearum PH-1 chromosome 1, whole genome shotgun sequence.
TGTTGTAGGTTTTGGCCATGGAGGAAATGGGGCGAGTGCTGGTGAATATTGGACGTCTGGTGATAGTCCGtctggtgttggtgttgattctgctgatgctggtggtTTTGCAACTGCTCGGACTGCCTCTTCCGCTTTTGCCTATGTGCCGAAGCTCTAGTTGCGGCAGCAGACATCTTTACAGGGGATGCAGAGATGCTTGATTGTGAACGAGTCTTTGCCCTCGAAGGGCGAGGGTTGTTTGCCTGTTCATTTCTGTGGGAGGCTTTATCGGTGCCGGCTTTTAGATCGAGACCAATCTCGAGAAcgttcttggcagcagagGTTTTGCCATAGTGATCGAAACATCGCTGATCGAGACAAGCGTTCTCGGTGTTGTTGCAGGTTCCAAGAGAATCGAGCCCATGTGTCAGGCAGGTATCGTGGCCAAGCATAGAATCGAAGCCATAGTCGACTTTTTCGGGGTCGAAAGAAGTTGGCTGGAGATAATGGGCAGCAAAGGCTGTCGAATGCGAGTGGTCCATGGTTTCATGGGCTGCTAGAAACCACAAGAGCAATCGCTCGTTCCGATGAAGAGGGTCactttttgttgtttcttgacGCACGCACAGATAAAGGTTTCTGGTTATGATCTATAGGCAAGATGTTCGTTCATCAGAGTCATTTGGATGGATAAATGGATGGTCACAGCAAATACCCGGGCGGGATGTTATGTTGCCAATGACCCGCGCCTCAGAGGTttgacgagaatgagaaCCCGGATGGCCAGGCGGCTCAAGAACCAGGCATGGAAGGTGGAGGGGCACTAAAGGTTACGGCACTCTGAGAACGAACTTCAGTGGACCATGGCACGTTCTAGCGGGGCCGGTCCCTTAGAGATTACCGTGCGCCGCCAATCAGAAGGTATCGAATGGGCGCGCGAATATCTCGGGCATATATGTCCTCTGGTTGCTGGCTCATACCTAAGCCAATCTACCAAGTCACAGGATAGGATCGGCTGTGTTTtctgttcttttttttttgcagTAATTTTGCGCACTAAGAAAAACAGATAACTAGGTTTTCAGAGGgtaagagaagagaagagaataGAAGGTCGAGGGTTCTCCTTCTCACACAAACCAAGTACTCCAACCCAGAGCTGTGTTTGTGATGAGCAACCATCGGATGTTCAGTACTAGTattcatccttgatctctttcaTCTAGACCGATATAGCAGAGTCTGGCCACGTCGAGTGAATCACTTGATCTTTGCAGTGAGGGGCTAGTCACATCCAAGTCTCACCTCTCTGGGTACATGAGTTCAGTGACCATGAGTTCCTGCATCACGTACATACATATCTCCAGTCAGCCCACTTTCACCACTCCAGTATTTTCCTCAATGTCTCTCGGCCTGTCCCTCCGACTGGAGCCCAGATAATAAGGCCCGTAACGTTGCTCTCTGGTTTGCAGTAGATCAGCAACCCCAGATGGCCTCCATTTGGCCAAAGCTCCGTTCCTGCATATTATGCTTAATTTTGTGGCAAGTAATTCATGTCTTGTGTCTTTTGTACGTTTTTTCGTCCATATCTAGCTCTACTGTAAACTCACGTGCCTTGTTAATGTCCCACGTTGAAGGGAAGCTCTTATGACACTACATATGCTTGCAGAGATAGCTTCCCACATATCGTAGCAAATCTGGGAGTCAATACAGGAAATCATATAATTACATGTACCAATGAACCGTGCAGATCAAGTTCAACTACAGTGATCTAGTGTCCGCTGGGGAACTTGGCAATAGCAAAAGGTTGTATTGGAGTTTGGCTACCCTGTATTCTCACATGTTTATTACTTGCTCTTGCCAAGCCATGGTTCACAGCACTGTAAGTTGTTACTAGCAGAAGTAGCTGTatataccaagaccaaatTCTAAAGTCTTTAAATTCTATATAGGTTTCTCTCACTATATTAATCTCTTTATCATGACTGGTAATCTGCAGAGTATGCTTCGAAAGAGTTGTATAAATTCCACCTTAACCTAAGCGAATGGAGTAAGTAAACACAGGTGGGTAGCTAAGCTTCCATGTACTTTATGAAAGGGTTTCGGGGAAAACCATATGTAAGTTGTAATTTATATGAAAATTGTTTATCAGATATAAATATCAAGGCTTGCATGCGTAAACAATTGATCACAGCCTGTTTATTCATTGGTGATCTTGAGCCATACGAATCACTACTACCCAAATGACGTTGCTCACATGGGCTCTCTGAGGCGCAGCGCTATATTTCATATGAGAGACGACATGAATTAGCCGTAAATAACCTCAACAATACAAATTGCCATATTACATTAAATAAAATCATTACATTGTAACGCGATTTGAAGATATAGCTTTTTGAGGCTCTGCACACTTTCAAGCAACTGCCTTAACAGCAACCCCCAAGGTCTTCCTTCGCCCTGGGAAGCTCTAGAACCAGCCCCTCAACCTGGTCCTGACCTCGGAGCTTGGCACGACGAAACTCCAACTTTCAACTATCACCGCCACGCAACACTGTCTTTAGCTCACCTTAACTCAACTGCTACATAGTAGACCATCACCTGGTAAATAATAATACTCACTGGTCAAACATTGATACCGCATCGTCTGCTGTATATCAGCCAAcattgaacaaagaaactcACATCCACTGCGCCGCGTCACAAAGTACCTAGTAGTCATGGGCAACATCTGTGGTAAGACAGAGCCCGAGGCTTTCTCACAGCCCGGCCGTGTCTTGGGTACCGCGCCTCCTCCGGCTTCCGGCACAGCACCGGTCCCAAAACAAGTCGGCGGCCCTCCGAGAACCTTGGGAGGTGGATCAGCCACTGCCGCCTCAGGTTCAGACGATCCAGAGAATGCGCGAAGGAAAGCTGCCGAAGCTGCCGAGGTCAGTACCCCAGAcaaacaacagcaacaatcAGCACTCCCATAAACTGACATAAAAACACAGGCTCGCGCCAAGGCTGCATCGAAGCCGGGTGGAAAGTTGCAGACACAGCTGGCAgcgcagaagaagcagactCGCTCAGAAACGTTGAAAGATGCTAGCCAAGAGCAGCTTCGAGCGCGTGAAGCGGATCAAGCAACAGAAGCCCGAAATTGGTCATGAGAAAGGTTTCGCGATCTCGGATTGATGGGCCAGGACATGTTTCTGtatggaaagaaagatgagtTCGAGTCATGCGACTTGTGCAGCGGCGTGGCAATCAATCTTGATTTCATGCATGCGTTGGGACCAAGATAATGTCGGTATATACCAACCTGGGAGGCTGGTGGTCAGCGTCGTTtttattgttgttgagttACTATCTCAAGATACAGCGTTTTTTCCCTTTCGCTTCAGACATTACTAGTTATAGAGAAGAGTTCACACAGCATATGCATTTCAGCTTGCAGACTTTCAGCAAGTGCGTTAAAACTGAGTAATAACCAAATTCCCTATAAAGGGTCTCTCTAACGCCGTCATTAACTCCTATAATTGTGTATTTCCCCCTTTTTCAGATTACCGCCCCCTTCATCAGCTCCATGGCTGAACAGCTGGACCCCATGCAAGTCTGGTGGTAACAATATACGCTTGCTTGGAAACATCAGGTTCCAAGCACGATTAAGTGATTGTGTATCGTCCACTGGCAGGTGCTCGACTATCGGCATCTACAGCAGCAATTGTGCCCTCCCGCAACAAGCGCGTGAGTTCGGTCAGGGCAGAACTGACGACAACTTCTGTATCACCTTCAATAAGAATATACAGCTTGGGCTCGGCTCCAGCGGGCACCTCCTTGCCAGCCGGGTAGAAGTTGCCCTTTGTCGTGATCGATGTACCTGTAGCTTCCAGAATCTTCGCCACGTTGGTTCTGTTGGTGACAGCCCATCTTGCCTTTTGAGGGAAGTCGTTGATCTCCAATGTAGCGTGGAAGGCACCGGCATCGGGCCCCTTGTTGTCAATGGGTTGCCCAGCACGAAGTTGGCCGGCCTTTCCAAGTCGGCTGTTGATGGCGCTGACAGCAGAACTGACTTTGTCCAATGGATCCTTAGCCTTGTCCTTTACTACACCACTGGTCTTGACTGGCGGCATAGACtttgcatctgcatcatcagcctttGCCGACTCGCGAGCCAGCACGCCAGATGCTGCAGCTCGGATCGCATCAAGCgccttctctgccttttcgtcttcgtcctccttcttgtcctcggttacctcctcttcctcacccTCGGCCTTGTGAACCTTGCGCTCACGCAGACGAGCCGCCTCTCGTTCCTGATCAAGACGGTCGAGACCCTTACCACCGAAACCTGACGTGTCTTTAGCTTTTCCAGACTTGACCTTCTCTCTATGAGCTTTCCTCATTTCGTTGAGCCTGTCAGGTATGGGCTGCCCACTCTGttcaagagccttggcaatGCCTGGAGCGCAATTCTCCTGTTCGGGCGTAACAAAAGTGACAGCAACACCGGTGTTACCAGCACGGCCAGTTCGACCTGCGCGATGCACATAATCCTCCAAATGATTAGGAGCGTCGTAGTTGATAACAAGCTTTAGCTGCTTGACATCGAGACCACGGGCTGCTACCGAAGTGGCAATCAAGATAGGCACAACACCTTTCTTGAAATCCGAAATAGTAGAATCACGGTCGATCTGGTCCTTGCCTCCGTGAATTGACATACATGGATAtcccttcatcatcagctcTTTGAGCAAGTCGTCCGCCTTTTCTTGTCGCTCGACAAAGATTAGGGTACGAGCATCTTCATCGCGATCATAGAGTTCtccgagaagctcaagaacacGGTGAAACTTGGACGGCTCGTCTCGGACTTCAACGATTTGTTCAATCTCCTTTGCCACGACACTGCGTCCGCCAACCGTGACCTCAATAGGGTTCTTTAGCACCTTCTTGGTCAGCGAGTCGATGATACGAGGCATAGTGGCCGAGAAGAGGATTGTCTGCCTGTCAGGTCGCATGTTTGCAAAGATCTTCATGACCTGGGGCTCGAAACCCATGTCAAACATTCGATCGGcttcatcaagcacaacATACGTAACTCTTTTCAAGTTGGTGACTCGGCCTTGGTTCGCAGCCAAAAGATCAATCATTCGACCAGGCGTGCATACAATGATCTCTGCACCACGCTTGAGCTCTGCAATCTGCTCTCGAATAGGGGCTCCGCCATAAGCACAAACAGCGCGAAGACccatcatcttgaggaaAGGCTTGCAATCTTTATGGATCTGAACGGCAAGTTCTCGAGTAGGGGTCATGATCAATCCAATAGGGCCATCTGTATCCTTGAGAGGGGGCTGATCTTTGATGTGTCGGAACATGGGAAGCAGGAAAGCAACCGTCTTTCCAGAGCCAGTTTTGGCAACACCGATAACATCACGACCAGACATCAGAGCCGGGAGTGCTTGCATCTGAATGGGAGTGGGCTTTTCGTATCCCAGGTTGTCAACGACATCCAGCGTCTGGCGTGTGAGACCACATTGGGCCCACTTCTGAACAGGCTTTGGAACGTCTTTTCCATTGACTTTTATGCCATCCAGTTCGAGGCGAAGGTCAGCCACCTCAGCCTCCGTAAGAAGACTCAACTCAGCCGGTTCATGCCAGAAGTTCTTGCGGATAGGTTCAATCTCGATCTTGCTGTAATCAATCGTCGGGatatctttctttttccgCTTTGCTGTAATGGCCAACAGAGCGCTTGCATCgccttcatccttcttgttgaagtcatATTCATCGTCACTGAAGTAGGCCTCGGGCTCCTGGATCTTTTGTGTTGTCGATGTTTTGGTAGGTTGTCTCACATCAGTCTGCTTTAGATCGGCCATGAAAGCATCTAAAGgatcgacatcatcttcctcgtcaactTCCATCTGGGTGGCAGGTTCGGGCTGGGAAGCGTTGTTGTTCATTGCCACATCACCGTTCGTCTCCACATCTGTAGGTTTggtctcttcctcggctgtATCCATCTGGTTCTCGGCCTGCAAACGCCGCTCATGAGCTGCAcgggcagcagcagcggcctcctcctcgttctcaGCGAAGTTATCACCATCGgactcgtcatcatcttggtcaGCGTACGGAGTGTCATCAGCCTCAATAGGAAGGGCAGGGAGTTTAGTAAGCTTGCGCTTGGTtgtgtcttcctcgtcaaggtcGAGCTTTCGCTTAGCGGTAAGCTTCTCGGTCTCTGCATTAGTTTTTACGAAACCAAAGCCACTtgcttttgttctgtttgcAGGAAGGGCAGATGCTAAAACAAATGTGTCAGTTGAGTCGAAGGAAATGATGTAAGACTTGGACGTACCAGTGGTAGCTTGCTTGACCGGCACCGAAATCTTTTCAGGCTGCCCCTCCAGGGAGCCGAGTGCAGGTTTGGAAGCATCGTGCGCCCGTGAAGCTGCCGActtcttggcgatggccTTGGGATCAAACTTGCCAGAGTAGGAAGCAGCGGGGGACTCGACAGTGGGCGTCGCAGCCGGTGAAGCAATAGCAGAAACTGAAGGGGAAACCGTTTTGGACGACGCTCCGCTCGCCTTCTTGTCCATTTCAGCAAGGAGATTCCTTGTCTGACTGGGGTTTAcctctttttgtttctgacTTGcgctctccttcttcttcttccatgctTCAAGCTTGGCCAGTCGTTCAGCTTTCTTGTCGACATCAGCTTGTCCGCCCTCAGCTTTGGGGGTTTGTGCCTGTAATCCATCAGCAATGCACTCAAAATCAAGAAGCGTGTGTCGAACCTGACTAGCACCGCCGTTACCACTGTCATCGAGTGGCGTCTTCTGATTTCTGCCATCATCACGATTGCTGCGAGCAGGAGAGTCAGTCGTACCCTCACGGCGCCCAGAGATACGGCTGCGGGAATCATCTCGCCTTCTCACATCCCGGTCATTCTCTCTGCTGCGGTTGCGTCGCCGGTCGGTCATGGGTGATCGAATGCGGTCATCAAAGCGGTCTCGCGATCTTCGACGATCTCGTTCTCGATTGTCTCTTCGTCCACCTCGGTAATGGTTGTCATCTCGTCGATCTAGGGAACGGTCTCTTCGGCGGTAGTTGTCTCTGTCTCGTGCGCGGTCACGATCACGGTCTCTGTCTCGGTCGCGATTTCGGGGCTGTTGATGGAGCAACTCGTTAGAATAAAGCCGGTCAGAATTGCGATGCTGCCTTCTTACGTCTGGACTGCGAGATCTGGTACGCCGGCGATGGTCCCTTCCATCGTTGCGACGATCCCTATCCCGGCGATCATCGTTGCGGAAACGACGGGAACTGTGGGTGCTGCCTGCAGGACTTGGTGAGCGCGAGTCTCTCGGTCGAgccattgttggtggtctcgTAGGCTCAGCAGGACACTTCGTTGGTGAGTAGTACTTTTGAACGGAGACCGAAGCCTTTGTAAGAATGCGCGATGGCGCGTGGtcgcttgttgttggcgcAAATATGTGTAATACCGATACGCCTCTCTTGACGGTCTATTGGAGGTGCTGAGAGCTGTCGTCCACCTCGATATGTTGACTGAATAGCTGCACGAAGGAGGGGAGGGTGATTAGTAGGATGCTTAAAGCTTTATTAGTTGAAAatcatggagatgagatgatggttTCAAGGCTTCCGAGTTTTACCCACCAGGCAAGACAGTTGACAATCGAGGTATCCACAATTGGAAACCAGGAGCCGCGCTAAGCCAAAAAGGTTTCCAGGTTGTACCTGCCTCGGTTTCAATTGATCAACGACTTTAGTCCCCTTGCAACGAAACTGAATAGCGTGTTGCGCCAATCTCAACtctatcatcatctcatgTTATCTTATTAAAATTCAACATGGCCGGTTTAGTAGGATACGCGAgcagcgacgatgaagaggatatCCAGGAAGttgctcctcctcaaccaaaaaaaaaggtACAAGTGTAACCTTTTATTCTTCACTTGAATATCTTCTTATTCTAGCTAGGAACCCGCGACCATTGCACAAGATGCAGGCGTCAAATCACCGACCCAAGAGGCAGAGCAGAAGCCCGCTGCACCAGGTGAGCATATAGCTTTCATTGATTGATTCATTTGATACTCCTCTCGACAACGAATCTTATCTTACCATCAATAAATAGCGCCTAAACCCAAGAGCCCTGATGTGGTTGTCATTGAACCTGTCCAACAAAACGCAGTGCCGCTAGGACCATCTCTACCGCccatggaagaagctgtcgTGGATGACCAGGATCCAACATATAGACCGGCCTCACCGTACTCAGCAAATCGCGCCCTTCTTCGCGATCTCACATTACCATCAGCACCTAACATGGATAtcccaccatcaccaccaggcTCACCACCACCTGGAGCCAACAAGAAATTCGAGCAATTTCTTGAGTTAAAAAAGA
It contains:
- a CDS encoding pre-mRNA-processing ATP-dependent RNA helicase PRP5, translated to MARPRDSRSPSPAGSTHSSRRFRNDDRRDRDRRNDGRDHRRRTRSRSPDPRNRDRDRDRDRDRARDRDNYRRRDRSLDRRDDNHYRGGRRDNRERDRRRSRDRFDDRIRSPMTDRRRNRSRENDRDVRRRDDSRSRISGRREGTTDSPARSNRDDGRNQKTPLDDSGNGGASQVRHTLLDFECIADGLQAQTPKAEGGQADVDKKAERLAKLEAWKKKKESASQKQKEVNPSQTRNLLAEMDKKASGASSKTVSPSVSAIASPAATPTVESPAASYSGKFDPKAIAKKSAASRAHDASKPALGSLEGQPEKISVPVKQATTASALPANRTKASGFGFVKTNAETEKLTAKRKLDLDEEDTTKRKLTKLPALPIEADDTPYADQDDDESDGDNFAENEEEAAAAARAAHERRLQAENQMDTAEEETKPTDVETNGDVAMNNNASQPEPATQMEVDEEDDVDPLDAFMADLKQTDVRQPTKTSTTQKIQEPEAYFSDDEYDFNKKDEGDASALLAITAKRKKKDIPTIDYSKIEIEPIRKNFWHEPAELSLLTEAEVADLRLELDGIKVNGKDVPKPVQKWAQCGLTRQTLDVVDNLGYEKPTPIQMQALPALMSGRDVIGVAKTGSGKTVAFLLPMFRHIKDQPPLKDTDGPIGLIMTPTRELAVQIHKDCKPFLKMMGLRAVCAYGGAPIREQIAELKRGAEIIVCTPGRMIDLLAANQGRVTNLKRVTYVVLDEADRMFDMGFEPQVMKIFANMRPDRQTILFSATMPRIIDSLTKKVLKNPIEVTVGGRSVVAKEIEQIVEVRDEPSKFHRVLELLGELYDRDEDARTLIFVERQEKADDLLKELMMKGYPCMSIHGGKDQIDRDSTISDFKKGVVPILIATSVAARGLDVKQLKLVINYDAPNHLEDYVHRAGRTGRAGNTGVAVTFVTPEQENCAPGIAKALEQSGQPIPDRLNEMRKAHREKVKSGKAKDTSGFGGKGLDRLDQEREAARLRERKVHKAEGEEEEVTEDKKEDEDEKAEKALDAIRAAASGVLARESAKADDADAKSMPPVKTSGVVKDKAKDPLDKVSSAVSAINSRLGKAGQLRAGQPIDNKGPDAGAFHATLEINDFPQKARWAVTNRTNVAKILEATGTSITTKGNFYPAGKEVPAGAEPKLYILIEGDTEVVVSSALTELTRLLREGTIAAVDADSRAPASGRYTIT